Proteins co-encoded in one Accipiter gentilis chromosome 33, bAccGen1.1, whole genome shotgun sequence genomic window:
- the WDR24 gene encoding GATOR complex protein WDR24, which yields MEKMARVTTALGGNALTGRTMFCHLDAPANAISVCRDAAQVVVAGRNIFKIYSIEEDQFVEKLNLRVGRKPSLNFSCADVVWHQMDENLLATAATNGVVVTWNLGKPSRNKQDQLFTEHKRTVNKVCFHPTEVYMLLSGSQDGYMKCFDLRKKDSVSTFSGQSESVRDVQFSIRDYFTFAATFENGNVQLWDIRRPDRYERMFTAHNGPVFCCDWHPEDRGWLATGGRDKMVKVWDMNTTRAKEIYCVQTIASVARVKWRPECKHHIATCSMMVDHNIYVWDVRRPFIPSAMFEEHKDVTTGIVWRHLHDPYFLLSGSKDSTLYQHIFKDASQPIDRANPEGLCYSLYGDLAFAAKESLISSDSNRKPYIGDRRHPIFFKRKLDPTEQFEYISSSSALSVFETDVESGSMDWFVHTAKQYALAGRPLAELCDHNAKVAKGLDRNQVAQTWTMLRIIYSSLGTVSSTNLNHSMGKGSTTLPLMNSFNLKDIPSGLGSESRLDRSKGESRTENILMDSSSTLINNEDNEETEGSDVPADYLLGDVEADEDDLYMMDHENPHAEEQEYSLPQEAFPLRHEIVDNPSALDHLQDKADSPHVSGNEAETVSLTPVESFSLISISHSLYENRLPSDFFNPIVRDTLLFYAEQGDVQTAVSVLIVLGDRIRKEIDEQTQEHWYTSYIDLLQRFQLWNISNEVIKLSTCRAINCLNQASTTLHVNCSNCKRPMSNRGWICDRCRQCASMCAVCHHVVKGLFVWCQGCSHGGHLQHIMKWLETSSHCPAGCGHLCEYT from the exons ATGGAGAAAATGGCCAGGGTCACCACTGCTCTGGGGGGCAACGCCCTCACGGGACGGACCATGTTCTGCCACCTGGATGCCCCTGCCAATGCCATCAGTGTGTGCCGCGATGCCGCCCAGGTGGTGGTGGCCGGCCGCAACATCTTCAAGATCTACTCCATTGAGGAGGACCAGTTTGTGGAGAAGCTGAACCTCCGTGTTGGCCGCAAACCCTCCTTGAACTTCAGCTGCGCGGATGTAGTATGGCACCAGATGGACGAAAACCTGCTGGCCACCGCTGCCACCAACGGTGTTGTCGTCACCTGGAACCTGGGCAAGCCGTCCCGCAACAAGCAGGACCAGCTCTTCACCGAGCACAAGCGCACTGTCAACAAGGTCTGCTTCCACCCCACCGAGGTCTACATGCTCCTCAGCGGCTCCCAGGATGGCTACATGAAATGCTTCGACCTGCGCAAGAAGGACTCTGTCAGCACCTTCTCTG GCCAGTCAGAGAGTGTCCGTGATGTCCAGTTCAGCATCCGGGACTACTTCACCTTCGCTGCCACTTTTGAGAACGGGAATGTGCAGCTGTGGGACATCCGCCGGCCAGACCGCTACGAGAGGATGTTCACAGCCCACAACGGGCCTGTCTTCTGCTGCGACTGGCACCCGGAGGACAG GGGCTGGCTGGCAACAGGCGGCCGGGATAAGATGGTGAAGGTGTGGGACATGAACACCACTCGGGCGAAGGAGATCTACTGCGTGCAGACCATCGCCTCCGTGGCCCGGGTGAAGTGGCGCCCAGAGTGCAAGCACCACATTGCCACATGCTCCATGATGGTGGACCACAACATCTACGTCTGGGATGTGCGGCGTCCCTTCATCCCCTCTGCCATGTTTGAGGAGCACAAGGACGTCACCACGGGCATCGTGTGGCGTCATCTCCATGACCCCTATTTCCTCCTGTCGGGCTCTAAGGACAGCACCCTCTACCAGCACATCTTCAAGGATGCCAGCCAGCCCATTGACCGGGCTAACCCTGAGGGACTGTGCTACAGCCTCTACGGAGACCTGGCCTTCGCCGCCAAAGAGAGCCTCATCTCCTCCGACTCCAACCGCAAGCCCTACATCGGGGACCGGCGTCACCCCATCTTCTTCAAGCGCAAGTTGGACCCCACGGAGCAATTTGAGTACATCTCCTCCTCCAGTGCCCTCAGCGTCTTCGAGACAGATGTGGAGAGTGGCAGCATGGACTGGTTCGTGCATACTGCCAAGCAGTATGCGCTAGCTGGCAGGCCCCTGGCCGAGCTCTGTGACCACAACGCCAAGGTGGCCAAGGGCTTGGATCGCAACCAG GTGGCTCAAACGTGGACGATGTTGCGAATTATCTATTCCAGCCTTGGCACCGTGTCATCCACCAACCTCAACCACAGCATGGGGAAAGGCAGCACCACCCTTCCGCTCATGAACAG CTTTAACCTGAAGGACATCCCCTCTGGGCTGGGCAGTGAGTCGAGACTGGACCGCAGCAAAGGAGAAAGCCGCACAGAAAACATCCTCATGGATTCCTCCTCCACCCTGATCAACAATGAGG ACAATGAGGAGACGGAGGGGAGTGATGTCCCTGCAGACTATCTGCTGGGAGATGTGGAAGCAGATGAGGATGACCTGTACATGATGGACCATGAGAACCCACATG CTGAAGAGCAGGAATACAGCCTTCCCCAAGAAGCCTTCCCCCTGCGCCACGAAATTGTGGACAACCCGTCAGCCTTGGACCACCTGCAAGACAAAGCTGACTCTCCTCACGTCAGTGGCAACGAGGCTGAGACGGTGTCACTGACACCCGTGGAGTCCTTCTCCCTCATCTCCATCTCCCACTCGCTCTACGAGAACCGCCTGCCCTCTGACTTCTTCAATCCCATTGTGCGGGACACGCTCCTCTTTTATGCTGAGCAGGGAGATGTGCAGACGGCCGTGTCTGTCCTCATCGTGCTGGGAGACCGCATCCGCAAGGAGATTGATGAGCAGACCCAG GAGCACTGGTACACATCATACATCGACCTGCTGCAGCGCTTCCAGCTCTGGAACATCTCCAACGAGGTGATCAAGCTGAGCACGTGCCGCGCCATCAACTGCCTCAATCAGGCTTCCACCACCCTGCACGTCAACTGCAGCAACTGCAAGCGGCCCATGAGCAACAGGGGCTGGATCTGCGACAG GTGTCGACAGTGTGCCAGCATGTGTGCTGTCTGTCACCACGTGGTGAAGGGGCTCTTCGTCTGGTGCCAGGGTTGCAGCCACGGCGGCCATCTCCAGCACATCATGAAGTGGCTGGAGaccagctcccactgccccgCAGGCTGCGGCCACCTCTGCGAGTACACCTGA
- the JMJD8 gene encoding jmjC domain-containing protein 8, with protein sequence MAAAARRLLSLLLLPLAWTRPAGCTDPPGGGWLAGTVPEEERCTVERADASLTYSLFLRRFAFSRPVILRGVTDNSAFRALCTREKLLAAFGASPVRLSTANTYSYRKVDVPFQEYVEQLLKPQDPARLGSDTLYFFGDNNFTEWGPLFQQYVPPPFGIPGTSPAYSFGIAGSGSGVPFHWHGPGYSEVIFGRKRWFLYPPDKTPHFHPNETTLAWLHRTYPALPLAERPLECTLRPGEVLYFPDRWWHATLNLDTSVFISTFLG encoded by the exons ATGGCGGCGGCAGCTCGGCGGCTgctctcgctgctgctgctgccgctggctTGGACCCGGCCCGCGGGCTGCACCGACCCGCCGGGCGGCGGCTG GCTGGCGGGCACGGTGCCGGAGGAGGAACGGTGTACCGTGGAGAGGGCCGACGCCTCCCTCACCTACTCCCTCTTCCTGCGGCG GTTCGCCTTTTCCCGGCCGGTCATCCTCCGTGGAGTCACGGACAACTCG gccttcCGTGCCCTCTGCACCCGGGAGAAGCTGCTGGCAGCCTTCGGGGCCAGCCCGGTGCGGCTCAGCACCGCCAACACCTACTCCTACCGCAAAG TGGATGTGCCCTTCCAGGAGTACgtggagcagctgctgaagccGCAGGATCCGGCCAGGCTGGGCAGCG acaCCCTCTACTTCTTCGGGGACAACAACTTCACCGAGTGGGGCCCCCTCTTCCAACAGTACGTGCCCCCCCCCTTCGGCATCCCGGGCACCAGCCCTGCCTACAGCTTTGGGATtgcag GCTCCGGCTCCGGTGTTCCCTTTCACTGGCATGGCCCCGGTTACTCCGAGGTGATCTTTGGCAGGAAG CGCTGGTTTCTGTACCCACCGGATAAAACGCCCCACTTCCACCCCAACGAGACGACGCTGGCCTGGCTCCACCGCACGTACCCTGCGCTGCCGCTGGCTGAGCGGCCGCTGGAGTGCACCCTCCGCCCCGGGGAG GTCCTGTACTTTCCTGACCGTTGGTGGCACGCCACGCTCAACCTGGACACCAGCGTCTTCATCTCCACCTTCCTGGGGTAG
- the STUB1 gene encoding E3 ubiquitin-protein ligase CHIP → MKGKEEREGGAGGPGAAGPGAGGAGGGSPEKSHSAQEHKEQGNRLFGGRKYPEAAACYGRAINRNPLVAVYYTNRALCYLKMQQHDKALADCKRALELDGQSVKAHFFLGQCQMEMENYDEAIANLQRAYNLAKEQRLNFGDDIPSALRIAKKKRWNSIEEKRINQENELHSYLTKLIMAEKERELAECRKTQQEENADESRSRVQLASIEAKHDKYLADMDELFSQVDERRKKRDIPDYLCGKISFELMREPCITPSGITYDRKDIEEHLQRVGHFDPVTRSPLTQDQLIPNLAMKEVIDAFISENGWVEDY, encoded by the exons atgaaggggaaggaggagcgggagggcggcgcgggggggcccggggcggcggggccgggtgcggggggcgcggggggcggcagCCCCGAGAAGAGCCACAGCGCGCAGGAGCACAAGGAACAGGGAAACCGGCTCTTCGGCGGCCGCAAGTACCCCGAGGCCGCCGCCTGCTACGGCCGCGCCATC AACCGCAACCCCTTGGTGGCCGTCTACTACACCAACCGAGCCCTCTGCTACCTGAAGATGCAGCAGCACGACAAGGCACTGGCGGACTGCAAGCGAGCCCTGGAGCTGGACGGGCAGTCGGTGAAGGCTCACTTCTTTTTGGGCCAGTGTCAGATGGAGATGGAGAATTACGACGAGGCTATCGCCAACCTACAGAGAG CCTACAACCTCGCCAAGGAACAGCGGCTGAATTTTGGGGACGACATCCCTAGCGCACTGCGCATTGCCAAGAAGAAACGCTGGAACAGCATCGAGGAGAAGCGGATCAACCAGGAGAACGAGCTGCACTCCTACCTGACCAAGCTGATCATGGCGGAGAAGGAGAG GGAGCTGGCTGAGTGCCGAAAGACtcagcaggaagaaaatgcagacGAGAGCCGGAGCCGGGTTCAGCTGGCCAGCATCGAGGCCAAACAC GACAAATACCTGGCGGACATGGACGAGCTCTTCTCTCAAGTGGATGAGAGGAGGAAG AAACGGGACATCCCTGACTACCTGTGTGGGAAGATCAGTTTTGAGCTGATGAGAGAGCCCTGCATCACTCCCAGTGGGATCACCTACGACAGGAAGGACATTGAGGAACATCTCCAG CGCGTGGGTCATTTTGATCCAGTGACGCGGAGTCCCCTGACCCAGGACCAGCTGATCCCCAACCTTGCCATGAAGGAGGTGATAGACGCATTCATCTCGGAGAATGGCTGGGTGGAGGATTACTGA
- the RHBDL1 gene encoding rhomboid-related protein 1 isoform X2 has product MDRSSLLQLIQEQLDPENTGFIGVETFASLVHSHELPLDPAKLDMLVALAQGNDEGQISSKRSSSFKRAIANGQRALPRDVLLDETGLGFYKRFVRYVAYEILPCEMDRRWYFYQHRTCPPPVFMAAVTLTQIIVFLCYGARLNKWVLQTYHPEYMKSPLVYHPGHRARAWRFLTYMFMHVGLEQLGFNALLQLMIGVPLEMVHGILRISFLYLAGVLAGSLTVSITDMRAPLVGGSGGVYALCSAHLANVVMNWAGMRCPYKLLRMVLALVCMSSEVGRAVWLRFSPPLPASGPQPSFMAHLAGAIVGISMGLTILRSYEESLQDQCGWWVLLLSYGTFLLFAVFWNIFAYDLLGAQVPPPP; this is encoded by the exons ATGGACAGgagctccctgctccagctcaTCCAGGAGCAG CTCGACCCCGAAAACACCGGCTTCATCGGGGTGGAGACGTTCGCCAGCCTCGTGCACAGCCATGAGCTGCCCCTGGACCCCGCCAAGCTGGACATGCTGGTGGCCCTGGCGCAGGGCAACGACGAGGGGCAG ATCAGCAGCAAGCGCTCGAGCAGCTTCAAGCGTGCCATCGCCAACGGGCAGCGAGCCCTGCCCCGAGACGTGCTGCTGGACGAGACCGGCCTGGGCTTCTACAAGCGTTTCGTCCGCTACGTGGCCTACGAGATCCTGCCCTGTGAGATGGACCGGCGCTGGTACTTCTACCAGCACCGCACGTGTCCGCCTCCTGTCTTCATGGCAGCCGTCACCCTCACCCAG ATCATCGTGTTTCTTTGCTACGGGGCCCGGCTGAACAAGTGGGTGCTGCAGACCTACCACCCCGAGTACATGAAGAGCCCGCTGGTCTACCACCCCGGGCACCGGGCACGCGCCTGGCGCTTCCTCACCTACATGTTCATGCACGTGGG GTTGGAGCAGTTGGGGTTCAACGCCCTCCTGCAGCTGATGATCGGGGTGCCCCTGGAGATGGTACACGGCATCCTGCGCATCAGCTTCCTCTACCTGGCCGGTGTCCTGGCAG GCTCCCTCACCGTCTCCATCACGGACATGCGGGCCCCCCTGGTCGGGGGCTCGGGGGGGGTCTACGCGCTCTGCTCGGCACACCTCGCCAACGTCGTCATG AACTGGGCCGGGATGCGCTGCCCCTACAAGCTGCTGCGGATGGTGCTGGCGTTGGTGTGCA TGAGCTCGGAGGTGGGTCGCGCCGTTTGGCTCCGCTTCTCCCCACCATTACCGGCTTCGGGCCCCCAGCCCAGTTTCATGGCCCACCTGGCAGGGGCCATCGTGGGCATCAGCATGGGGCTGACCATCCTGCGCAGCTACGAGGAGAGCCTGCAGGACCAATGCGGCTGGTGGGTCCTGCTCCTCTCCTACGGCACCTTCCTCCTCTTCGCCGTCTTCTGGAACATCTTTGCCTATGACCTGCTGGGGGCACAGGTCCCCCCCCCACCATAA
- the RHBDL1 gene encoding rhomboid-related protein 1 isoform X1, whose protein sequence is MDRSSLLQLIQEQLDPENTGFIGVETFASLVHSHELPLDPAKLDMLVALAQGNDEGQVCYQELVDLISSKRSSSFKRAIANGQRALPRDVLLDETGLGFYKRFVRYVAYEILPCEMDRRWYFYQHRTCPPPVFMAAVTLTQIIVFLCYGARLNKWVLQTYHPEYMKSPLVYHPGHRARAWRFLTYMFMHVGLEQLGFNALLQLMIGVPLEMVHGILRISFLYLAGVLAGSLTVSITDMRAPLVGGSGGVYALCSAHLANVVMNWAGMRCPYKLLRMVLALVCMSSEVGRAVWLRFSPPLPASGPQPSFMAHLAGAIVGISMGLTILRSYEESLQDQCGWWVLLLSYGTFLLFAVFWNIFAYDLLGAQVPPPP, encoded by the exons ATGGACAGgagctccctgctccagctcaTCCAGGAGCAG CTCGACCCCGAAAACACCGGCTTCATCGGGGTGGAGACGTTCGCCAGCCTCGTGCACAGCCATGAGCTGCCCCTGGACCCCGCCAAGCTGGACATGCTGGTGGCCCTGGCGCAGGGCAACGACGAGGGGCAGGTCTGCTATCAGGAGCTGGTAGACCTG ATCAGCAGCAAGCGCTCGAGCAGCTTCAAGCGTGCCATCGCCAACGGGCAGCGAGCCCTGCCCCGAGACGTGCTGCTGGACGAGACCGGCCTGGGCTTCTACAAGCGTTTCGTCCGCTACGTGGCCTACGAGATCCTGCCCTGTGAGATGGACCGGCGCTGGTACTTCTACCAGCACCGCACGTGTCCGCCTCCTGTCTTCATGGCAGCCGTCACCCTCACCCAG ATCATCGTGTTTCTTTGCTACGGGGCCCGGCTGAACAAGTGGGTGCTGCAGACCTACCACCCCGAGTACATGAAGAGCCCGCTGGTCTACCACCCCGGGCACCGGGCACGCGCCTGGCGCTTCCTCACCTACATGTTCATGCACGTGGG GTTGGAGCAGTTGGGGTTCAACGCCCTCCTGCAGCTGATGATCGGGGTGCCCCTGGAGATGGTACACGGCATCCTGCGCATCAGCTTCCTCTACCTGGCCGGTGTCCTGGCAG GCTCCCTCACCGTCTCCATCACGGACATGCGGGCCCCCCTGGTCGGGGGCTCGGGGGGGGTCTACGCGCTCTGCTCGGCACACCTCGCCAACGTCGTCATG AACTGGGCCGGGATGCGCTGCCCCTACAAGCTGCTGCGGATGGTGCTGGCGTTGGTGTGCA TGAGCTCGGAGGTGGGTCGCGCCGTTTGGCTCCGCTTCTCCCCACCATTACCGGCTTCGGGCCCCCAGCCCAGTTTCATGGCCCACCTGGCAGGGGCCATCGTGGGCATCAGCATGGGGCTGACCATCCTGCGCAGCTACGAGGAGAGCCTGCAGGACCAATGCGGCTGGTGGGTCCTGCTCCTCTCCTACGGCACCTTCCTCCTCTTCGCCGTCTTCTGGAACATCTTTGCCTATGACCTGCTGGGGGCACAGGTCCCCCCCCCACCATAA
- the RHOT2 gene encoding mitochondrial Rho GTPase 2 isoform X2, with protein MALVGEEFPEEVPPRAEEITIPADVTPEKVPTHIVDYSESEQTEDELQEEIAKANVVCVVYDVTKEATIEKIRTKWIPMVNGGVEKGSRIPIILVGNKSDLQVGSSMDVILPIMNQFSEIETCVECSAKNLKNISELFYYAQKAVLHPTAPLYDPEEKQLKPACARALTRIFNLSDQDNNQILSDDELNYFQKSCFGNPLAPQALEDVKMVVWKNTTDGVQDNGLTLNGFLFLNTLFIQRGRHETTWTILRRFGYDDELALTDDYLYPQFRLPPGCSTELNHLGYQFLQRLFEKHDKDQDGALSPTELQNFFSVFPCVPWGPELYNTVCTTDKGLLSLHGFLCQWTLVAYLDVRHCLECLGYLGYPILSEQDSQTQALTVTREKRIDLEKGQTQRNVFLCKVLGARGAGKSAFLQAFLGRSLAAQRENPGEPSLYVINTVQVNGQEKYLILYEVSADTKFVKPSDTACDVACFIYDLSDPRSFSYCASIYKQHYMDSQIPCVFVASKTDLPEASQQPGLSPAEFCYKHCLPPPFLFSCHSQGPPSTTVYTKLATAATFPHLNAVELGAASFWLRVALGATVTALVGFTLYRVLAKNK; from the exons GCTAATGTGGTCTGCGTGGTTTACGATGTCACCAAGGAGGCCACGATCGAGAAG ATTCGCACAAAGTGGATCCCCATGGTGAACGGGGGAGTTGAAAAGGGCTCCAG GATCCCCATTATTTTAGTGGGAAACAAGTCTGACCTGCAGGTGGGGAGCTCCATGGATGTCATCCTGCCCATCATGAACCAGTTCTCAGAGATCGAGACCTGTGTGGAG TGCTCTGCCAAGAACCTCAAGAACATCTCTGAGCTCTTCTACTATGCCCAGAAAGCTGTGCTGCACCCCACTGCTCCCCTCTACGACCCAGAAGAGAAGCAG CTGAAACCTGCGTGTGCACGAGCGCTGACCCGGATTTTCAACCTCTCGGACCAGGATAACAACCAGATCCTTAGTGATGATGAACTCAACTACTTCCAG AAGTCCTGCTTTGGAAACCCACTGGCTCCCCAAGCCCTGGAGGACGTAAAGATGGTTGTGTGGAAGAACACCACAGACGGGGTGCAGGACAACGGCCTGACATTGAATG GCTTCCTTTTCCTCAACACACTCTTCATCCAGAGGGGCCGGCACGAGACCACCTGGACCATCCTTCGCCGTTTCGGCTACGATGATGAGCTGGCACTGACAGATGACTATCTCTACCCACA GTTCCGCCTCCCCCCTGGCTGTTCCACAGAGCTCAACCACTTGGGCTACCAGTTCCTGCAGCGGCTGTTTGAGAAGCATGATAAG GACCAGGATGGAGCCTTGTCACCCACAGAGCTGCAGAACTTCTTCAGTGTCTTCCCCTGTGTGCCCTGGGGCCCCGAGCTCTACAACACGGTATGCACCACTGATAAAGGCCTGCTTTCCCTGCATGGATTCCTCTGCCAGTGGAC GCTCGTGGCTTACCTGGATGTGCGGCACTGCCTGGAGTGCCTGGGCTACCTGGGCTACCCCATTCTCTCGGAGCAGGACTCCCAGACTCAAGCCCTCACGG TGACCCGGGAGAAGAGGATTGACCTGGAAAAAGGCCAGACCCAGAGAAACGTCTTCCTCTGCAAGGTGCTGGGAGCCAGGGGCGCAGGCAAGTCTGCCTTCCTGCAGGCCTTCCTCGGCAGGAGCCTCGCG GCCCAGAGGGAGAACCCAGGAGAGCCATCCCTCTATGTGATCAACACGGTGCAGGTCAACGGCCAGGAGAAGTACCTTATA ctgtATGAGGTCAGCGCCGACACGAAGTTCGTGAAGCCGTCGGACACAGCCTGCGATGTCGCCTGCTTCATCTATGACCTGAGTGACCCCAGATCCTTCAGCTACTGTGCCAGTATTTATAAG CAACACTACATGGACAGCCAGATCCCCTGCGTCTTTGTGgcctccaagacagacctgccagaAGCAAGTCAGCAACCTGGGCTCTCCCCTGCTGAGTTCTGCTACAAGCACTGCCTCCCGCCgcccttcctcttctcctgccaCAGCCAGGGTCCACCCAGCACCACCGTCTACACCAAGCTGGCCACCGCCGCCACCTTCCC CCATCTGAACGCCGTGGAGCTGGGAGCCGCGTCCTTCTGGCTCCGGGTAGCTCTGGGGGCCACGGTGACTGCTCTGGTAGGGTTCACGCTGTACCGCGTGCTAGCCAAGAACAAATGA